The nucleotide window TTTATACAACTAAGGCGGAGGGTACTGGTCTTGGCCTAGCAATTGTGAATAGGATTATTGAAGAACATAACGGAACAATTAGCGTATCTAGTAAAGAAGGTCTGGGGACAAGCTTTGAAATTACACTTCCTACTAGGAGGAATGACGAATAATGAAGAAAATTCTGATTGCAGATGATGAAAAAAACATGCGCTGGATTCTTGGGAAAAATTTAAAGAGTGATGGATTTAACGTTATTGAGGCTTCAAATGGAGAAGAAGCTTTTGAATTCTTTATTGATCAAGAGCCGGATATGGTGATCCTTGACTATCGTATGCCAGATATAGATGGCATGGAGGTTTTAAGAAGAATCAAAACCATTAATGATAAGGTGCCTGTTATTATGGTTACAGCTCATGGAAGTACAGATGCAGCTGTTGAGGCAATGAAGCTTGGGGCTATTGATTATATTTCAAAGCCATTTGACATTGAAGAGCTTAAGCTGGCAATAAGAAAGGCATTAAATATTGAAGAATTAAACAATACAATAGAGTACTTGAAGAAACAGGTTATAGAAGCATATGACAAAAGAATTATTGGAAGCAGTAAACGTATGCAGGATATATTTGAAATGATTGATAAGGTAGCAGATACGAATGCAACTGTTCTTATTACTGGAGAAACTGGTACGGGAAAGGAACTTATTGCTCATGCCCTTCACAATAAAAGCGCAAGGCGGGATAAACCTTATATTACTGTAAATTGTGGTGCAATTCCAGAAACTTTACTTGAAAGTGAGCTTTTTGGTTATGAAAAAGGTGCCTTTACTGGGGCTTCGAATCGAAAGCTTGGTAGGTTTGATAGGGCACAAGGTGGGACACTTTTTTTAGATGAAATAGGAGAACTACCTTTATCGCTTCAAGTAAAAATACTAAGAGTCCTACAGGAAAGAGAATTTGAAAGAGTGGGAGGAACTGAAGTTATAAAGGCTGATATAAGGATTATATCGGCAACCAATAGGGATCTTGAAAAACAAGTTGTTGAGGGTAAATTTAGAGAGGATCTTCTTTATCGACTTAAAATTATACCTATAGAAATTCCTGCCCTATCGGAAAGAAAAGAAGATATTTCATTGTTGGTGGAATTCTTTATTGATAAATATGCTATGGAGATGAATAAAGGGCATGTTAAGATTGCAGAAGATGCGCTAGCCATATTAATGCAATATAATTATCCGGGTAATATAAGAGAACTTGAAAATATTATTGAACGTTTAGTTATTTTAGCTTTAGATGGGGAAATTACAGTGCCAATCCTGCCGAAGGAAGTCATTAAAGGGGCGTATTCTAAAAAGGATGATTTTATTTTGCCAGATGAGGGGATTTCTCTTGAAGTAGTTGAAGAGAGCTTTGTAAGACAGGCAATTGAAATGGCAAAAGGTAATCAAACACATGCAGCAAAGCTTTTAGGTATATCTAGACATGCGTTAATTTATAGAATTGAAAAATATAAAATTATGTGAAGATACTTTGTATGAAACAAGCGAATGGTTATTTGGAAGATGTGTTCAAAATCCAACAGTTGAGTGTTGGATTTTGAACACATCTTTCATTGAATATAATAGAACTTACAGTTTTAAGGAATATTTATGTTGGCATACTTCTTGCGCTATACTATTGTGAGAACAAAAAATCTCTAGAATAAAATTAGGAGGAATGTATATGTCAGGAATGCAAGGTGTATCAGGTTCAGGAAGCATGATGAAGAATTGTGGAATGAAAGGAATGCATGAGAATCAACAAAAGCAGAAGGAACGAATTGAAGTTAAGCAACAAGCAGATGCAGTTTTGGAACGTATTCCGAATGAAATCGCAGGTAAAAGATTTGATATGAGTGTTTAGGTAAAAAGAAGTAAGGAGGCATAGGTATGAGTACAACGAATAATAAATCAATTTTAAAACTATTGATAGGTCTTATTATAATTATCTTCGGTTTGTATCTTATCAATACATTATTCTCAGGTTCAGTCACTAGTGGAGGTGGTTATATGTATATGGGTTCAGGAGCTAGTTATGGAAGTGCAGGTACAATATCTTTAATACTATTGTTATTAATCAAAATTCTATTTGTACTTTTTATTGTAGGGTTAGTCGTTGGTATCTTAGTAGCAGTTACAAGGTATTTGCTTAATGAAGAGGATGTAAAGACAATAAAGGGTACTTTTAACAATCAAAAGATAATTGTAATAAAA belongs to Firmicutes bacterium HGW-Firmicutes-1 and includes:
- a CDS encoding two-component system response regulator (DNA-binding response regulator in two-component regulatory system with ZraS; response regulator/sigma54 interaction protein) gives rise to the protein MKKILIADDEKNMRWILGKNLKSDGFNVIEASNGEEAFEFFIDQEPDMVILDYRMPDIDGMEVLRRIKTINDKVPVIMVTAHGSTDAAVEAMKLGAIDYISKPFDIEELKLAIRKALNIEELNNTIEYLKKQVIEAYDKRIIGSSKRMQDIFEMIDKVADTNATVLITGETGTGKELIAHALHNKSARRDKPYITVNCGAIPETLLESELFGYEKGAFTGASNRKLGRFDRAQGGTLFLDEIGELPLSLQVKILRVLQEREFERVGGTEVIKADIRIISATNRDLEKQVVEGKFREDLLYRLKIIPIEIPALSERKEDISLLVEFFIDKYAMEMNKGHVKIAEDALAILMQYNYPGNIRELENIIERLVILALDGEITVPILPKEVIKGAYSKKDDFILPDEGISLEVVEESFVRQAIEMAKGNQTHAAKLLGISRHALIYRIEKYKIM